The Azospirillaceae bacterium genome has a segment encoding these proteins:
- a CDS encoding N-acetylmuramic acid 6-phosphate etherase — MRVGPAGRTRGGATKATDTASMKTESVSPRSLGLDTWSPAEVLDGLYEGQLSAVAAVRAALPSIAAAVELAVPRLRRGGRLVYAGAGTSGRIGVQDGVELTPTFDWPASRIVWLVAGGAPALIQAVEGAEDDYDAAVKEIDGHGVGADDIVISIAASGTTPYAIGALERGRARGALGIGMASNPDAPLLKAAEVPILLDTGAELIAGSTRMKAGTAQKVALNLFSTLAMVRLGRVYDGNMVDMQATNAKLRRRGVRMVMRVAGCDEGRAEAALAATNGRVKPAVLVARGLSADEARQALDKAEGFLRRALDGLTS, encoded by the coding sequence TTGCGCGTCGGGCCAGCGGGGCGTACTAGGGGGGGCGCCACGAAAGCAACGGACACCGCATCCATGAAGACCGAAAGCGTCAGTCCCCGCAGTCTCGGCCTGGACACCTGGAGCCCGGCCGAGGTTCTCGACGGGCTCTACGAAGGCCAATTGTCCGCCGTCGCCGCGGTGCGCGCGGCCCTGCCGTCCATTGCCGCCGCGGTGGAGCTGGCGGTGCCGCGGCTGCGCCGTGGCGGCCGGCTCGTCTATGCCGGTGCCGGGACATCCGGGCGAATCGGTGTGCAGGACGGGGTCGAGCTGACGCCGACCTTCGATTGGCCGGCCTCGCGCATCGTCTGGCTGGTTGCCGGGGGCGCACCGGCGCTGATCCAGGCGGTGGAAGGGGCCGAGGACGACTACGACGCGGCCGTCAAGGAGATCGACGGCCACGGGGTGGGTGCGGACGACATCGTGATTTCGATCGCCGCCAGCGGAACCACGCCGTACGCCATCGGCGCGCTCGAGCGCGGGCGGGCACGCGGGGCGCTCGGCATCGGGATGGCGTCGAACCCGGACGCGCCGCTGCTGAAGGCGGCCGAGGTGCCGATCCTGTTGGACACGGGGGCCGAGCTGATCGCGGGGTCCACGCGCATGAAGGCGGGCACGGCGCAGAAGGTGGCGCTCAACCTGTTTTCCACCCTGGCCATGGTGCGCCTGGGTCGCGTCTACGACGGCAACATGGTCGACATGCAGGCCACCAACGCCAAGCTGCGCCGCCGCGGCGTCCGCATGGTGATGCGCGTTGCCGGGTGCGACGAGGGACGTGCCGAGGCCGCGCTGGCCGCCACCAACGGCCGGGTGAAGCCGGCGGTGCTGGTGGCCCGGGGCCTGTCGGCCGATGAGGCGCGCCAAGCACTGGACAAGGCCGAGGGGTTTTTGCGCCGCGCGCTGGACGGCTTGACGTCCTGA
- a CDS encoding DUF1499 domain-containing protein, whose translation MARRTLLRAFIGGAAAIPVAACERRVSSATGDAAVLDPVVIQPPTSPNHFLAAPAGATRAVPDAPAPVFALPADRLADAWVRVLRAQPRVEVVSRSPDGLLIAATATTAVMGFVDDVVARVLPQGEGRSTIAVYSASRVGYWDIGTNRARITAWLAALDAEVRRTGA comes from the coding sequence ATGGCGCGGCGGACCTTGTTGCGTGCATTCATCGGCGGTGCGGCCGCCATCCCGGTCGCCGCCTGCGAGCGTAGGGTTTCCAGCGCAACGGGTGATGCCGCCGTGCTGGACCCGGTTGTCATCCAGCCGCCGACCAGCCCCAACCATTTCCTCGCCGCCCCGGCGGGCGCCACCCGGGCGGTGCCGGATGCGCCGGCGCCGGTGTTCGCCCTGCCGGCCGACCGGCTGGCCGACGCCTGGGTGCGGGTGCTCCGGGCCCAGCCGCGGGTGGAGGTGGTGTCGCGGTCGCCGGACGGGCTGCTGATCGCGGCAACCGCGACCACGGCGGTCATGGGCTTCGTCGACGACGTGGTCGCGCGGGTGCTCCCGCAGGGGGAAGGGCGGTCGACCATCGCCGTCTACAGCGCCTCGCGGGTCGGCTACTGGGACATCGGGACCAACAGGGCCCGGATCACCGCCTGGCTCGCCGCCCTGGACGCCGAGGTCCGCCGCACAGGGGCGTGA
- the aztA gene encoding zinc ABC transporter ATP-binding protein AztA has translation MMDAIRLTDLTVGYERHPAVHHVTGRFAPGSLTAVVGPNGAGKSTLLKAIAGLLRPMQGRIDRGAIDPADLAYLPQQAEIDRSFPISVIDCVLMGHWHRVGPFRRIGADLRDQGRQALDAVGLRGFERRPIGSLSAGQFQRVLFARMLLQDARVILLDEPFNALDARTTADLLALVGRWHGERRTVVAVLHDLDQVRRHFPETLLLARDLIAWGATNDVLTPEHLWRARTMAEAWDETAAACERAVA, from the coding sequence ATGATGGACGCCATCCGCCTGACCGACCTGACCGTGGGGTACGAACGGCACCCCGCCGTCCACCACGTGACCGGGCGCTTTGCGCCGGGATCGCTGACGGCCGTGGTGGGGCCGAACGGTGCGGGCAAAAGCACGTTGCTGAAAGCCATCGCCGGGCTGCTGCGTCCGATGCAGGGGCGAATCGATCGTGGGGCGATTGACCCGGCCGACTTGGCCTACCTTCCGCAGCAGGCGGAGATCGACCGGTCCTTTCCCATTAGCGTGATCGACTGCGTGCTGATGGGGCATTGGCATCGGGTGGGGCCGTTCCGGCGGATCGGCGCCGATTTGCGCGACCAGGGCAGGCAGGCGCTGGACGCGGTCGGGTTGAGGGGGTTCGAGCGCCGGCCCATCGGCTCCCTGTCGGCCGGGCAGTTCCAGCGGGTGTTGTTCGCCCGCATGCTGCTGCAGGATGCGCGCGTGATCCTTCTGGACGAGCCGTTCAACGCGTTGGACGCGCGCACCACCGCGGACCTGCTGGCGCTTGTCGGCCGTTGGCACGGCGAGCGGCGCACGGTGGTTGCCGTGCTCCACGATCTGGACCAGGTCCGTCGGCACTTTCCCGAAACCCTGCTGCTGGCCCGCGACCTGATCGCGTGGGGGGCCACGAACGACGTCCTGACGCCCGAGCATCTGTGGCGCGCCCGCACCATGGCCGAGGCGTGGGACGAAACGGCCGCCGCCTGCGAGCGGGCCGTGGCGTGA
- a CDS encoding extracellular solute-binding protein has product MKRRTFAAAVAGAVLAVGAALAPAQAQTPSLTLWTWRQQEIPLWEAVGKKLNVKINVETTRPTEYDARLRIAMQDKGPDIIQGRAGAGWIDPYVQAGAFAPVDGLVNLGERFPVVALNLMKASDGKTYGVPFAFQTTHFMYNQAVFDKLGLKEPQTWDEFWQVLDTIKQKGGGIAPLGAPGREAWALNIAEGILDASLLGSDFVRELQAGDRCFTDPKYVENLRKLQRMSQYFQPGFAGNDTNDVLTSLALGQVAIVPYGIFGMTPIRNVDPTVKIGLFLAPADAGGKPAVFAYPDGGYYMNARTQQADTVKKVLAFTATEEFGQMFVDIVGEIPAVRGNFKAQKERPELQEALQFLNERPLEYLTWVRSPFRDGTPNLYDLQAAGLQQLYAGQTTPERLAKTIQDGLNTSYKPFMEKKKCG; this is encoded by the coding sequence ATGAAAAGACGAACCTTCGCGGCGGCGGTTGCCGGCGCGGTGCTCGCCGTTGGCGCGGCGCTGGCGCCTGCCCAGGCCCAGACCCCGAGCCTTACCCTGTGGACCTGGCGGCAGCAGGAGATCCCGCTCTGGGAGGCGGTCGGCAAGAAGCTGAACGTCAAGATCAACGTCGAGACCACGCGTCCGACCGAATACGATGCGCGCCTGCGGATCGCCATGCAGGACAAGGGCCCGGACATCATCCAGGGCCGGGCCGGCGCCGGGTGGATCGACCCCTATGTCCAGGCCGGCGCCTTTGCGCCCGTGGACGGGCTGGTGAACCTGGGCGAGCGGTTCCCGGTCGTGGCGCTCAACCTGATGAAGGCGAGCGACGGGAAGACCTACGGCGTCCCGTTCGCGTTCCAGACCACGCACTTCATGTACAACCAGGCCGTCTTCGACAAGCTCGGCCTGAAGGAACCCCAGACCTGGGACGAGTTCTGGCAGGTTCTGGACACGATCAAGCAGAAGGGCGGCGGGATCGCCCCGCTGGGCGCGCCCGGCCGCGAGGCCTGGGCCCTGAACATCGCCGAGGGCATCCTGGACGCCAGCCTGCTGGGCTCCGACTTCGTGCGCGAGCTGCAGGCGGGCGACCGCTGCTTCACCGATCCGAAGTACGTGGAGAACCTGCGCAAGCTGCAGCGCATGTCCCAGTACTTCCAACCGGGCTTCGCCGGTAACGACACCAACGACGTCCTGACCTCGCTGGCGCTGGGCCAGGTCGCCATCGTCCCCTACGGCATCTTCGGCATGACGCCGATTCGGAACGTCGATCCGACCGTGAAGATCGGCCTGTTCCTGGCTCCGGCCGATGCCGGGGGCAAGCCGGCGGTCTTCGCCTATCCCGACGGCGGCTACTACATGAACGCCCGCACCCAGCAGGCGGACACCGTGAAGAAGGTCCTGGCGTTCACCGCGACCGAGGAATTCGGTCAGATGTTCGTGGACATCGTGGGCGAAATCCCGGCCGTGCGCGGGAACTTCAAGGCGCAGAAGGAACGTCCGGAACTGCAGGAGGCGCTCCAGTTCCTGAACGAGCGCCCGTTGGAGTACCTGACCTGGGTCCGGTCGCCGTTCCGCGACGGCACGCCCAACCTCTACGACCTGCAGGCCGCGGGCCTGCAGCAGCTGTACGCCGGCCAGACGACGCCGGAACGGCTGGCAAAGACCATCCAGGACGGCCTGAACACCTCGTACAAGCCGTTCATGGAAAAGAAGAAGTGCGGCTGA